The following are encoded together in the Apis mellifera strain DH4 linkage group LG4, Amel_HAv3.1, whole genome shotgun sequence genome:
- the LOC409905 gene encoding 2-acylglycerol O-acyltransferase 1, with product MKILGVEFAPLNVPLKRRLETLSAALWIILLSGGDLMGYLLFAYLLLYSKITRYFVLLYTLWMYYDWDTCNKGGRSERWTRLMRGNAWQRYFCNYFPIKLVKTTDLDPTKSYLFCSFPHGILSTGVFGAFGTEHLNCKKVFPGLDFRVVILEQHFKIPFFREYAYMGAGISSSQRSLIHQLSTKPEAPFTGRATILVIGGAWESLECKPGKYRILLKRRKGFVKIALKHGAPLVPVISFGETDIYDQYYWPEGTLMRRIQHYVRKKIGLAPVFLKGRGFFQYSFGIIPRRKPVTVVVGSPLELPKIEEPTTEQIDEYHEKFVNHLVELFENQKHNYMKNADSVKLEFL from the exons ATGAAGATCCTTGGCGTGGAATTCGCACCGTTGAACGTACCATTGAAACGAAGATTAGAAACGCTTTCAGCTGCGTTATGGATCATTCTTCTAAGCGGAGGAGATTTAATGGGTTACCTTCTTTTTGCTTATCTTCTATTGTACTCGAAAATCACACGTTATTTTGTGCTGCTGTACACACTCTGGATGTACTATGATTGGGATACATGTAATAAAGGCGGCAGAAG cgAACGATGGACAAGATTGATGAGAGGCAACGCGTGGCAACGTTACTTTTGCAACTATTTCCCTATAAAATTAGTGAAAACTACCGACCTGGATCCGACTAAGTCATATTTATTCTGCAGCTTTCCACATGGAATTCTGTCCACAGGAGTATTCGGCGCATTCGGAACGGAGCATCTCAACTGTAAAAAAGTGTTTCCGGGTTTGGATTTCCGGGTCGTGATACTAGAACAACACTTTAAAATCCCGTTCTTCCGTGAATATGCCTATATGGGAG CCGGTATCAGCAGTTCCCAAAGAAGTTTAATCCATCAGCTATCGACGAAGCCCGAGGCACCGTTCACCGGAAGAGCAACCATTCTTGTTATCGGTGGAGCATGGGAATCATTGGAATGTAAGCCGGGCAAATATCGTATCCTgctaaaaaggagaaaaggctTCGTTAAGATTGCGCTGAAGCATGG GGCCCCCTTAGTACCTGTCATCTCGTTTGGAGAAACAGATATATACGATCAATATTATTGGCCAGAGGGCACATTGATGAGAAGAATACAGCATTATGTTCGTAAAAAGATCGGATTAGCGCCAGTGTTTTTGAAAGGTCGAGGATTCTTCCAATATTCTTTTGGCATTATCCCGCGACGGAAACCAGTCACGGTTGTCG TCGGTAGTCCATTGGAATTACCAAAGATAGAAGAACCTACTACGGAACAGATCGACGAATACCACGAGAAATTCGTCAATCACCTGGTGGAGTTGTTCGAAAATCAGAAGCACAATTACATGAAGAATGCGGATTCGGTGAAGCTTGAGTTTCTATAG